From a region of the Streptomyces venezuelae genome:
- the leuC gene encoding 3-isopropylmalate dehydratase large subunit: protein MGRTLAEKVWDDHVVRRAEGEPDLLFIDLHLLHEVTSPQAFEGLRQAGRKVRRLDLTIATEDHNTPTIDIDKPIADPVSRAQLETLRANCAEFGVRLHSLGDVEQGVVHVVGPQLGLTQPGTTVVCGDSHTSTHGAFGALAFGIGTSQVEHVLATQTLPLARPKTMAITVTGALAEGVTAKDLILAIIARIGTGGGQGYILEYRGEAIEKLSMEARMTICNMSIEAGARAGMIAPDQTTFDYLQGRDHAPAGKDWDAAVEYWKTLRTDDDAVFDAEVVIDGAALSPFVTWGTNPGQGAPLSAAVPDPASYEDASERLAAEKALEYMGLTAGQPLRDIKVDTVFVGSCTNGRIEDLRAVAGIVEGRKVADGVRMLVVPGSVRVALQAVEEGLDKVFKEAGAEWRHAGCSMCLGMNPDQLAPGERSASTSNRNFEGRQGKGGRTHLVSPQVAAATAVLGHLASPADLSAADATAGV, encoded by the coding sequence ATGGGTAGGACACTCGCGGAGAAGGTCTGGGACGACCATGTCGTCCGGCGCGCCGAAGGCGAGCCCGACCTCCTCTTCATCGATCTGCACCTGCTGCACGAGGTGACCAGCCCGCAGGCCTTCGAAGGACTGCGTCAGGCCGGCCGCAAGGTCCGACGCCTCGACCTCACCATCGCGACCGAGGACCACAACACCCCCACCATCGACATCGACAAGCCCATCGCCGACCCGGTCTCCCGGGCCCAGCTGGAGACGCTGCGGGCGAACTGCGCCGAGTTCGGTGTGCGCCTGCACTCGCTGGGCGACGTCGAGCAGGGCGTCGTCCACGTCGTGGGACCGCAGCTGGGTCTGACCCAGCCCGGCACCACCGTGGTCTGCGGCGACTCGCACACCTCCACGCACGGCGCCTTCGGTGCGCTGGCCTTCGGCATCGGCACCAGCCAGGTCGAGCACGTGCTGGCCACCCAGACGCTGCCGCTGGCCCGCCCGAAGACGATGGCGATCACCGTCACCGGCGCCCTGGCCGAGGGCGTCACCGCGAAGGACCTGATCCTGGCGATCATCGCGAGGATCGGCACCGGCGGCGGCCAGGGCTACATCCTGGAGTACCGCGGCGAGGCCATCGAGAAGCTGTCGATGGAAGCCCGCATGACCATCTGCAACATGTCGATCGAGGCCGGTGCCCGCGCGGGCATGATCGCCCCCGACCAGACCACCTTCGACTACCTGCAGGGCCGCGACCACGCCCCCGCGGGCAAGGACTGGGACGCGGCGGTCGAGTACTGGAAGACCCTGCGCACGGACGACGACGCGGTCTTCGACGCCGAGGTCGTCATCGACGGCGCCGCGCTGTCCCCCTTCGTCACCTGGGGCACCAACCCGGGCCAGGGCGCGCCGCTGTCGGCCGCGGTCCCCGACCCGGCTTCGTACGAGGACGCTTCGGAGCGCCTGGCCGCCGAAAAGGCCCTGGAGTACATGGGGTTGACCGCCGGACAGCCGCTGCGGGACATCAAGGTCGACACCGTCTTCGTAGGTTCCTGCACCAACGGCCGCATCGAGGACCTGCGTGCGGTCGCCGGCATCGTGGAGGGCCGCAAAGTCGCCGACGGAGTACGGATGCTGGTCGTCCCGGGCTCGGTCCGGGTCGCCCTGCAGGCCGTGGAAGAGGGCCTGGACAAGGTCTTCAAGGAGGCCGGCGCCGAGTGGCGGCACGCGGGCTGTTCGATGTGCCTGGGCATGAACCCCGACCAACTGGCGCCCGGTGAACGCTCCGCGTCCACCTCCAACCGCAACTTCGAGGGCCGACAGGGCAAGGGCGGGCGCACCCACCTGGTCTCCCCGCAGGTGGCCGCCGCCACCGCGGTGCTGGGCCATCTGGCCTCGCCCGCCGACCTGTCCGCCGCCGACGCGACCGCCGGAGTCTGA
- the leuD gene encoding 3-isopropylmalate dehydratase small subunit, whose product MEAFTTHTGRAVPLRRSNVDTDQIIPAHWLKKITRDGFEDGLFEAWRKDPEFVTNRPERAGATVLVAGPDFGTGSSREHAVWALQNFGFKTVISSRFADIFRGNSLKNGLLTVVLPQETVEQLWKLTEADPTAEITVDLVDRQVRAEGVVAEFELDDNARWRLLEGLDDISLTLQNEADIDAYESARPTFKPRTIQA is encoded by the coding sequence ATGGAAGCCTTCACCACCCACACCGGCCGGGCCGTCCCGCTGCGCCGCAGCAACGTCGACACCGACCAGATCATCCCGGCCCACTGGCTGAAGAAGATCACCCGCGACGGGTTCGAGGACGGGCTCTTCGAGGCCTGGCGCAAGGACCCGGAGTTCGTCACGAACCGCCCGGAGCGCGCCGGCGCGACCGTCCTGGTCGCGGGCCCCGACTTCGGTACGGGTTCCTCGCGCGAGCACGCCGTCTGGGCCCTGCAGAACTTCGGCTTCAAGACGGTCATCTCCTCCCGCTTCGCCGACATCTTCCGCGGGAACTCCCTGAAGAACGGCCTGCTGACCGTCGTCCTGCCGCAGGAGACCGTCGAGCAGCTGTGGAAGCTGACGGAGGCCGACCCGACCGCCGAGATCACGGTCGACCTGGTCGACCGCCAGGTGCGAGCGGAAGGCGTCGTCGCGGAGTTCGAGCTCGACGACAACGCCCGCTGGCGTCTGCTGGAGGGCCTGGACGACATCTCGCTCACCCTTCAGAACGAAGCGGACATCGACGCGTACGAAAGCGCCCGACCCACCTTCAAGCCGCGCACGATTCAGGCCTGA
- a CDS encoding HU family DNA-binding protein, which translates to MNKAQLVEAIADKLGGRQQAADAVDAVLDAIVRATVAGDRVSVTGFGSFEKVDRPARYARNPQTGERVRVKKTSVPRFRAGQGFKDLVSGTKKLPKGGEVSVKKAPKGSLTGGASATVKKAAAKKATTAKKAAAKTTVAKKVVAKKATATAKKAAVKSTATAKKATAAAKKTTTTAKKATPAAKKTTAAAKKTAPAAKKVTAATKAPAKKTATRKATAKKTTARKK; encoded by the coding sequence GTGAACAAGGCGCAGCTCGTAGAAGCGATTGCCGACAAGCTGGGCGGCCGCCAGCAGGCCGCGGACGCTGTCGACGCGGTACTGGACGCGATCGTCCGCGCTACCGTCGCGGGCGACCGGGTCTCGGTCACGGGCTTCGGCTCGTTCGAGAAGGTCGACCGTCCGGCCCGTTACGCCCGCAACCCGCAGACGGGTGAGCGCGTCCGGGTCAAGAAGACCTCCGTGCCCCGCTTCCGTGCCGGCCAGGGCTTCAAAGACCTGGTCAGCGGCACCAAGAAGCTCCCCAAGGGCGGCGAGGTGTCCGTGAAGAAGGCGCCCAAGGGCAGCCTCACGGGCGGAGCGTCCGCGACGGTGAAGAAGGCCGCCGCGAAGAAGGCCACCACTGCCAAGAAGGCCGCGGCAAAGACCACGGTCGCAAAGAAGGTCGTGGCGAAGAAGGCCACGGCGACCGCCAAGAAGGCGGCGGTGAAGAGCACCGCCACGGCGAAGAAGGCCACCGCGGCCGCCAAGAAGACCACCACCACGGCGAAGAAGGCCACGCCCGCCGCGAAGAAGACCACCGCCGCGGCGAAGAAGACCGCGCCGGCGGCCAAGAAGGTCACCGCAGCGACGAAGGCGCCCGCCAAGAAGACGGCGACGCGCAAGGCCACCGCGAAGAAGACCACCGCCCGCAAGAAGTAG
- a CDS encoding lysophospholipid acyltransferase family protein, whose protein sequence is MSRRRIGFWYRLAAVIAKPPLVVLFKRDWQGMEHIPAEGGFITAVNHNSYLDPLSYAHFQYNTGRVPRLLAKAALFKVPVVGAILRGSGQIPVYRESTNALDAFRAAVDAIERGECVAFYPEGTLTRDPDMWPMAGKTGAARVALITRAPVIPVAQWGANLAMPPYAKENKVRLFPRKTLQVLAGPPVELSAFYDREPTPEVLREATEVIMAAITALLEEVRGETAPEQPYDHRNARAQQRRKAAGEGNK, encoded by the coding sequence GTGTCCCGCCGCAGAATCGGCTTCTGGTACCGCCTGGCTGCGGTCATCGCAAAACCGCCGCTGGTAGTGCTCTTCAAGCGGGACTGGCAGGGAATGGAGCACATTCCGGCCGAGGGCGGCTTTATCACCGCCGTCAATCACAACTCGTATCTGGACCCGCTCTCGTACGCGCACTTCCAGTACAACACCGGCCGGGTGCCCCGGTTGCTCGCCAAGGCCGCCCTCTTCAAGGTCCCCGTCGTCGGGGCGATCCTGCGCGGCAGCGGACAGATCCCCGTCTACCGGGAGTCCACCAACGCCCTGGACGCGTTCCGGGCCGCCGTGGACGCCATCGAGCGGGGCGAATGCGTGGCCTTCTACCCGGAGGGCACCCTCACCCGCGACCCCGACATGTGGCCGATGGCCGGCAAGACCGGCGCCGCCCGCGTGGCCCTGATCACCAGGGCGCCCGTCATCCCCGTGGCCCAGTGGGGCGCGAACCTCGCGATGCCGCCCTACGCCAAGGAGAACAAGGTCCGGCTCTTCCCGCGCAAGACCCTCCAGGTGCTCGCCGGACCACCGGTGGAACTCTCCGCCTTCTACGACCGCGAACCCACCCCGGAGGTCCTGCGGGAGGCCACCGAGGTCATCATGGCGGCCATCACCGCGCTGCTGGAGGAGGTGCGCGGCGAGACCGCGCCCGAGCAGCCGTACGACCATCGCAACGCCAGGGCGCAGCAGCGGCGCAAGGCCGCAGGGGAGGGCAACAAGTGA
- a CDS encoding NAD(P)H-dependent glycerol-3-phosphate dehydrogenase — protein sequence MTRPVKATVFGTGSWGTAFAIVLADAGCEVTLWGRRQEVVDAINTGRTNPDYFPGVELPANLRATTDPAEAAAGADFTVLAIPSQTLRENLAAWTPLLAPDTVLVSLMKGIELGSAKRMSEVIEEVAKVPAERIAVVTGPNLAAEIAARQPAASVVACVDESVAQRLQAACHTPYFRPYTSTDVTGCELGGAVKNVIGLAVGIADGMGLGDNTKGSLITRGLAEATRLGVALGADPLTFSGLAGLGDLVATCSSPLSRNHTFGTNLGRGMTLEETIAVTRQTAEGVKSCQSVADLARRHGVDMPITDTVVDIVHHGKPTLVALKDLMGRSAKPERR from the coding sequence GTGACACGTCCCGTGAAGGCGACCGTCTTCGGAACAGGCTCCTGGGGCACGGCCTTCGCCATCGTCCTCGCCGACGCCGGCTGCGAGGTGACGCTGTGGGGCCGCCGCCAGGAGGTGGTCGACGCCATCAACACCGGCCGGACCAACCCGGACTACTTCCCCGGCGTCGAACTCCCCGCGAACCTCCGGGCCACCACCGACCCGGCCGAGGCCGCGGCCGGCGCGGACTTCACCGTCCTCGCCATCCCGTCCCAGACCCTGCGCGAGAACCTCGCCGCGTGGACGCCCCTGCTGGCCCCCGACACGGTGCTCGTCTCCCTGATGAAGGGCATCGAACTCGGCAGCGCCAAGCGGATGAGCGAGGTCATCGAGGAGGTGGCCAAGGTCCCCGCCGAGCGCATCGCCGTGGTCACCGGCCCCAACCTGGCCGCCGAGATCGCCGCCCGCCAGCCCGCCGCCTCCGTCGTCGCCTGTGTGGACGAGAGCGTGGCCCAGCGCCTCCAGGCCGCCTGCCACACGCCGTATTTCCGCCCGTACACGAGCACCGACGTCACCGGCTGCGAGCTCGGCGGCGCCGTCAAGAACGTCATCGGCCTCGCCGTCGGCATCGCGGACGGCATGGGCCTGGGCGACAACACCAAGGGCTCGCTCATCACCCGCGGACTCGCCGAAGCGACCCGCCTCGGCGTGGCGCTGGGCGCCGACCCGCTCACCTTCTCCGGCCTCGCGGGCCTCGGCGACCTGGTCGCCACCTGCTCCTCGCCGCTCTCCCGGAACCACACCTTCGGCACCAACCTCGGCCGCGGGATGACCCTGGAGGAGACCATCGCGGTCACCAGGCAGACCGCCGAAGGGGTCAAGTCCTGCCAGTCGGTGGCGGATCTGGCCCGCCGCCACGGGGTGGACATGCCGATCACCGACACGGTGGTGGACATCGTCCACCACGGCAAGCCGACCCTGGTCGCGCTCAAGGACCTGATGGGCCGCAGCGCCAAACCGGAACGTCGCTGA
- a CDS encoding D-alanine--D-alanine ligase family protein, whose product MSSENLPQTPEQQGRKPRVAVVFGGRSSEHAISVVTAGAVLRSIDRSKYEVLPIGITTDGRWALTADEPERMAIADRKLPSVEELADSEDGAVVLSVDPASRQVVYTEPGAVPKALGEVDVVFPVLHGPYGEDGTLQGLLELSGIPYVGSGVLASAVGQDKDYMKRVFTSFGLSVGPYVTIRPREWETDRDAATGRILDFAAEHGWPLFIKPARAGSSIGITKVDDASGLDAAVKEARRHDPKIIVEALLRGREIECGVLEFEDGPRASVPAEIPPVSSHDFYDFEAKYIDSASGIVPAPLTPEQTAEVQRLAIEAFEAASCEGLVRADFFLTEDGSFVINEINTMPGFTPISMYPLMWQKTGIEYPELVDSLIQAALRRSTGLR is encoded by the coding sequence ATGAGCAGCGAGAACCTCCCCCAGACCCCTGAGCAGCAGGGCCGCAAGCCCCGCGTGGCCGTCGTGTTCGGCGGCCGCAGCTCGGAACACGCCATCTCGGTCGTCACGGCGGGCGCCGTGCTGCGCTCCATCGACCGCTCCAAGTACGAGGTGCTGCCCATCGGCATCACCACGGACGGCCGATGGGCGCTGACCGCCGACGAGCCCGAGCGGATGGCCATCGCCGACCGCAAGCTCCCGAGTGTCGAGGAGCTCGCCGACTCCGAGGACGGCGCCGTCGTGCTCTCGGTCGACCCGGCCAGCCGCCAGGTCGTCTACACCGAGCCGGGCGCCGTCCCCAAGGCCCTGGGCGAGGTCGACGTCGTCTTCCCCGTACTGCACGGCCCGTACGGCGAGGACGGCACCCTCCAGGGCCTCCTGGAGCTCTCCGGCATCCCGTACGTCGGTTCCGGTGTCCTCGCCTCGGCCGTCGGCCAGGACAAGGACTACATGAAGCGGGTGTTCACCTCCTTCGGGCTGAGCGTCGGCCCGTACGTGACCATCCGGCCCCGCGAGTGGGAGACCGACCGGGACGCCGCCACGGGCAGGATCCTGGACTTCGCCGCCGAACACGGCTGGCCGCTGTTCATCAAGCCCGCCCGGGCCGGCTCCTCCATCGGCATCACCAAGGTCGACGACGCCTCCGGCCTGGACGCCGCGGTCAAGGAAGCCCGGCGCCACGACCCGAAGATCATCGTGGAGGCGCTGCTGCGCGGCCGCGAGATCGAGTGCGGCGTCCTGGAGTTCGAGGACGGGCCGCGCGCGAGCGTCCCGGCCGAGATCCCGCCGGTGTCCAGCCACGACTTCTACGACTTCGAGGCGAAGTACATCGACTCCGCCTCCGGGATCGTGCCCGCCCCGCTCACCCCGGAGCAGACCGCCGAGGTGCAGCGCCTCGCGATCGAGGCCTTCGAGGCCGCGTCCTGCGAAGGGCTGGTGCGCGCCGACTTCTTCCTCACCGAGGACGGCAGCTTCGTCATCAACGAGATCAACACGATGCCGGGCTTCACCCCGATCTCCATGTACCCGCTGATGTGGCAGAAGACGGGCATCGAGTACCCGGAGCTGGTGGACAGCCTGATCCAGGCGGCCCTGCGCCGCTCCACCGGCCTGCGCTGA
- a CDS encoding DUF3515 domain-containing protein, which translates to MSLHHRPLRVRALFALPASMAVLAAAACSPGGSEARVDPPPTPPASVAGLCAALHKELPETVAGLARTRTEPESDLTAAWGGSAIVLRCGIPKPPKMLDPKQEGVHVNGVAWLLEKLDEGSGGGFRFTTGMRLAYTEVQVDKEHATDAGMLVGLSTAITATVPEGISSY; encoded by the coding sequence ATGTCCCTCCACCACCGGCCACTGCGTGTCCGCGCCCTGTTCGCCCTGCCCGCCTCGATGGCCGTCCTGGCCGCCGCGGCGTGCTCCCCGGGCGGATCCGAAGCCCGGGTGGACCCTCCGCCCACGCCGCCCGCCTCCGTCGCGGGACTCTGTGCGGCACTGCACAAGGAGCTCCCGGAGACGGTGGCAGGCCTGGCGCGGACCAGGACCGAACCGGAGTCCGATCTGACCGCCGCGTGGGGTGGTTCGGCGATCGTACTGCGGTGCGGTATCCCCAAACCCCCCAAGATGCTCGATCCCAAGCAGGAGGGCGTCCACGTGAACGGAGTGGCCTGGCTGCTGGAGAAGCTCGACGAGGGTTCCGGCGGGGGGTTCCGGTTCACCACCGGGATGCGGCTGGCCTACACCGAGGTCCAGGTCGACAAGGAGCATGCCACGGACGCGGGGATGCTGGTCGGGCTGTCCACGGCCATCACCGCGACCGTGCCCGAGGGCATCTCCTCGTACTGA
- a CDS encoding Lrp/AsnC family transcriptional regulator, which translates to MVQAYILIQTEVGKASFVAESIGQIPGVIQAEDVTGPYDVIVRAQADTVDDLGRMVVAKVQQVEGITRTLTCPVVHL; encoded by the coding sequence GTGGTACAGGCGTACATCCTTATCCAGACCGAAGTGGGCAAGGCGTCGTTCGTCGCCGAGTCCATCGGCCAGATCCCGGGGGTGATCCAGGCCGAAGACGTGACGGGCCCGTACGACGTGATCGTGCGCGCCCAGGCCGACACCGTGGACGACCTCGGACGCATGGTCGTCGCCAAGGTCCAGCAGGTGGAGGGGATCACCCGCACCTTGACCTGCCCGGTGGTCCATCTGTAG
- a CDS encoding thiamine-phosphate kinase — MKGTVGELGEFGLIRELTSRLTTTPAVRLGPGDDAAVVSAPDRRVVASTDILLEGRHFRRDWSTAYDVGRKAAAQNLADIAAMGAVPTALLLGLVVPAELPVTWPTELMDGIRDECQVAGAAVVGGDVVRGDVITVAITALGDLRNHEPVLRSGAQPGDVVAVTGWLGWSAAGFAVLSRGFRSPRAFVEAHRRPEPPYHAGPAAAGLGATAMTDVSDGLIADLGHIADASKVRIDLRSAAVDIPTQMHDIGQAVGVDPLQWVLTGGEDHAIVATFPPDVKLPARWKVIGEVLNRSALPQVTVDGAPWTSTGGWDHFGADPAAQDGTL; from the coding sequence ATGAAGGGCACTGTCGGCGAGCTGGGGGAGTTCGGGCTGATCAGGGAGCTCACCTCACGGCTCACCACCACCCCGGCGGTCCGGCTCGGACCGGGCGACGACGCCGCGGTGGTGTCCGCCCCCGACCGGCGGGTCGTGGCGAGCACCGACATCCTGCTGGAAGGCCGGCACTTCCGGCGCGACTGGTCCACGGCCTACGACGTCGGCCGCAAGGCCGCCGCGCAGAACCTCGCCGACATCGCCGCCATGGGCGCGGTGCCGACCGCGCTGCTCCTCGGCCTCGTCGTCCCCGCCGAACTCCCGGTCACCTGGCCCACGGAGCTCATGGACGGCATCCGCGACGAGTGCCAGGTCGCCGGCGCGGCCGTGGTCGGCGGCGACGTCGTCCGCGGCGACGTCATCACCGTCGCCATCACCGCCCTCGGCGACCTGCGCAACCACGAACCCGTCCTGCGCTCCGGCGCCCAGCCCGGGGACGTCGTCGCCGTCACCGGCTGGCTCGGCTGGTCCGCGGCCGGCTTCGCCGTGCTCTCGCGCGGCTTCCGCTCCCCGCGGGCCTTCGTCGAGGCACACCGGCGCCCCGAGCCGCCGTACCACGCGGGCCCCGCCGCCGCCGGACTCGGCGCCACCGCGATGACCGACGTCAGCGACGGCCTGATCGCCGACCTCGGGCACATCGCCGACGCCAGCAAGGTACGGATCGACCTGCGCTCGGCAGCCGTCGACATCCCGACCCAGATGCACGACATCGGGCAGGCCGTCGGCGTGGACCCGCTGCAGTGGGTCCTCACCGGCGGAGAGGACCACGCGATCGTGGCGACCTTCCCGCCCGACGTGAAGCTCCCCGCCCGCTGGAAGGTCATCGGCGAGGTGCTCAACCGCTCCGCGCTGCCCCAGGTGACCGTCGACGGCGCGCCCTGGACGAGCACCGGCGGCTGGGACCACTTCGGGGCCGACCCGGCCGCCCAGGACGGCACCCTGTGA
- the thiD gene encoding bifunctional hydroxymethylpyrimidine kinase/phosphomethylpyrimidine kinase, whose protein sequence is MSTAPPLCLTVAGSDSGGGAGIQADLKTMLALGVHGMSVVTAVTAQNSLGVRGVWELPAEAVTAQYRAVVDDIGVQAVKTGMLSSAALVETVAALLADTRAPAVVDPVGVSKHGDALLAASALDAVRKELLPRATVATPNLDEVTQLTGVVVETEDDMRRAADAILGHGPRWALIKGGHLAAHGHEAVDLLTDGTEERWLRARRHDNRHTHGTGCTLASAIAAGLARGLTVPEAVTAAKEYVTGALAAGFALGGGIGPVDHAWQWR, encoded by the coding sequence GTGAGCACCGCCCCGCCGCTGTGCCTGACCGTTGCCGGATCCGACTCCGGCGGCGGCGCGGGCATCCAGGCCGACCTCAAGACCATGCTGGCGCTCGGGGTGCACGGCATGAGCGTGGTGACCGCCGTGACGGCACAGAACTCGCTCGGGGTACGGGGAGTCTGGGAACTGCCCGCCGAGGCCGTCACGGCCCAGTACCGGGCCGTCGTGGACGACATCGGGGTCCAGGCGGTGAAGACCGGGATGCTCTCCTCCGCCGCCCTCGTGGAGACGGTGGCCGCGCTGCTTGCGGACACCCGGGCCCCGGCCGTCGTGGACCCCGTCGGGGTCTCCAAGCACGGGGACGCGCTGCTCGCCGCCTCGGCGCTGGACGCCGTACGCAAGGAGCTGCTGCCGCGGGCCACGGTGGCCACCCCCAACCTGGACGAGGTGACCCAGCTCACTGGGGTCGTGGTGGAGACCGAGGACGACATGCGGCGGGCCGCCGACGCGATCCTCGGCCACGGGCCGCGATGGGCGCTGATCAAGGGCGGACACCTCGCGGCGCACGGCCACGAGGCGGTGGACCTGCTCACCGACGGCACCGAGGAGCGGTGGCTGCGCGCCCGGCGTCACGACAACCGGCACACCCACGGCACCGGCTGCACCCTCGCCAGCGCGATCGCGGCGGGCCTGGCCAGGGGACTGACCGTCCCGGAGGCCGTCACGGCGGCCAAGGAGTACGTCACGGGCGCCCTCGCCGCCGGCTTCGCGCTCGGCGGGGGCATCGGCCCGGTGGATCACGCCTGGCAGTGGCGCTGA
- the rpmB gene encoding 50S ribosomal protein L28, whose translation MAANCDVCAKGPSFGNNISHSHRRTSRRWNPNIQRVRAVVNGTPKRLNACTSCIKAGKVSR comes from the coding sequence GTGGCTGCCAACTGCGACGTTTGCGCCAAGGGGCCGAGCTTCGGCAACAACATCTCCCACTCGCACCGCCGCACCTCGCGTCGCTGGAACCCGAACATCCAGCGCGTCCGTGCCGTGGTCAATGGGACGCCGAAGCGCCTCAACGCCTGCACCTCGTGCATCAAGGCCGGCAAGGTCTCGCGCTGA
- a CDS encoding DAK2 domain-containing protein, with protein MAHEPQPQPPDELDAEAVRTWSSLALAALGRAREDIDAINVYPVADADTGTNLYLTAESADRCLAGAFPEVTDGTGRTSLAEAVRAWAHGALVGARGNSGTILAQLLRGVADVLGDEGAERARQSGQGGSGGLLASALTRAAEEAYEAVAHPVEGTMLTVAGAAARAGEAAGAAAGTAAEVARAAYDAARAALAETPGQLAALGRAGVVDAGGCGLVAVFGALWQTLSGEEPAAEPVRGRAVPVPQSPDPCAQEEDGPAYEVIYLLEASEAAVGELRERLDRLGDSLVVVGGDGLWNVHVHVDDPGAAVEAGVVAGRPYRIRITHFGDERRRGRGERAQRAVVAVVPGEGLAGLCGEAGATTVLVRPGETPAAAELLDAVRRAHAREVVLLPGGAELRAAAAAAAEQARAEGVRVAVIPTRSAVQGLAALAVHDPEGTFDEDVVAMTAAAGATRYGELAVAERQSFTSAGICQAGDVLGLIDGDVAVIGSGLAETAEAVLDRMLGSGGELVTLVLGPDVPDAVAERLEAHVQAGHLAVDTVTYRGGRYSAPLLVGVE; from the coding sequence GTGGCGCACGAGCCTCAGCCGCAGCCCCCCGACGAGCTCGACGCCGAAGCGGTGCGCACCTGGAGCTCGCTGGCCCTGGCCGCACTGGGCCGGGCCCGCGAGGACATCGACGCGATCAACGTCTACCCGGTCGCCGACGCCGACACCGGCACCAACCTCTACCTCACCGCGGAATCGGCCGACCGCTGCCTGGCCGGGGCCTTCCCCGAGGTGACCGACGGCACAGGGCGGACCTCCCTGGCCGAGGCCGTACGGGCCTGGGCGCACGGAGCCCTGGTGGGAGCACGCGGGAACTCCGGAACGATCCTGGCGCAGCTGCTGCGCGGAGTGGCCGACGTACTCGGCGACGAGGGCGCCGAGCGGGCGCGGCAGAGCGGACAGGGCGGCTCGGGCGGGCTGCTGGCGAGCGCGCTCACCCGGGCCGCGGAGGAGGCGTACGAGGCCGTCGCGCACCCGGTGGAGGGCACCATGCTCACCGTCGCCGGCGCCGCCGCCCGGGCCGGCGAGGCGGCCGGAGCCGCCGCCGGGACCGCGGCCGAGGTGGCCCGGGCCGCCTACGACGCGGCCCGCGCCGCCCTCGCCGAGACCCCCGGACAGCTCGCCGCCCTCGGCCGGGCCGGGGTGGTCGACGCCGGGGGCTGCGGACTGGTCGCCGTCTTCGGCGCCCTGTGGCAGACGCTGTCCGGCGAGGAGCCGGCCGCCGAACCGGTACGCGGCCGCGCGGTGCCCGTACCGCAGTCACCGGACCCCTGCGCGCAGGAGGAGGACGGGCCCGCGTACGAGGTGATCTACCTCTTGGAGGCCTCCGAGGCGGCCGTCGGCGAACTGCGCGAACGCCTCGACCGGCTCGGCGACTCACTGGTCGTGGTCGGCGGCGACGGACTGTGGAACGTCCACGTCCACGTCGACGACCCCGGCGCGGCCGTGGAGGCCGGAGTCGTGGCCGGACGGCCCTACCGGATACGGATCACCCACTTCGGGGACGAACGCCGCCGGGGGAGGGGCGAGCGCGCCCAGCGGGCCGTGGTCGCCGTCGTGCCCGGCGAGGGCCTGGCCGGGCTCTGCGGGGAGGCCGGGGCGACCACCGTGCTCGTGCGCCCCGGGGAGACGCCGGCCGCCGCCGAACTGCTGGACGCCGTACGCCGCGCGCACGCCCGCGAGGTGGTGCTGCTGCCGGGCGGCGCCGAACTGCGCGCCGCCGCGGCCGCGGCGGCCGAACAGGCCCGCGCCGAGGGCGTACGGGTGGCCGTCATCCCCACCCGTTCCGCGGTCCAGGGCCTCGCCGCCCTCGCCGTGCACGACCCGGAGGGCACCTTCGACGAGGACGTGGTCGCCATGACGGCGGCGGCCGGCGCCACCCGGTACGGGGAACTGGCCGTCGCCGAACGGCAGTCCTTCACCTCGGCCGGCATCTGCCAGGCCGGCGACGTGCTCGGCCTCATCGACGGGGACGTCGCGGTGATCGGCTCCGGCCTGGCCGAGACCGCCGAGGCCGTCCTGGACCGGATGCTGGGCTCCGGCGGCGAACTCGTCACGCTGGTCCTGGGGCCCGACGTCCCGGACGCCGTCGCCGAGCGCCTGGAGGCCCACGTCCAGGCCGGCCATCTCGCCGTGGACACCGTCACCTACCGCGGCGGCCGGTACTCGGCCCCGCTCCTGGTCGGGGTGGAATAG